From Candidatus Gastranaerophilales bacterium, one genomic window encodes:
- a CDS encoding trehalose-phosphatase produces the protein MNSLDNLQEKIKDKDKLVLVIDYDSDITPLRPELNPPLLNSIFKRILENFAKKEYINIVLITNKKIDEFKKDFAINTENIKLCGNYGAEIEFNKERKSDIDTNVVKKMTSIFSKLKKNLTDYAKLGIKNEKYLIRLELKSVDKTLISEIKTTTKNVIKNIKDFDIKLIEKKQYFEIMPSSISKIGILNRVITKFEGNKICYIGDDEKLISEAKKQKITAIGIRPLSQTSMKLSDFTITQNELEEFLIDTNNLYL, from the coding sequence ATGAACTCATTAGATAATTTACAAGAAAAAATTAAAGATAAAGACAAATTGGTATTAGTTATCGACTACGACAGCGATATCACCCCGTTACGCCCGGAACTTAATCCGCCGCTTTTAAACAGCATCTTTAAAAGAATATTGGAAAATTTTGCAAAAAAAGAATATATCAACATCGTTTTAATAACAAACAAAAAAATCGATGAGTTCAAAAAAGATTTCGCAATAAATACAGAAAATATAAAATTGTGCGGAAACTACGGAGCTGAAATTGAGTTCAATAAAGAAAGGAAGAGCGACATTGATACAAATGTAGTTAAAAAGATGACAAGTATATTTTCAAAACTAAAAAAGAATTTGACAGATTATGCAAAACTTGGAATAAAAAATGAAAAATATTTAATACGTCTAGAGCTCAAATCAGTAGACAAAACACTAATATCTGAAATTAAAACTACAACAAAAAATGTTATAAAAAATATTAAAGATTTTGATATAAAGCTAATAGAAAAGAAACAATATTTTGAGATTATGCCTTCTTCAATCAGTAAAATAGGCATATTAAACAGAGTTATAACAAAATTCGAGGGTAATAAAATTTGCTATATTGGCGACGACGAAAAATTAATCTCTGAAGCAAAAAAACAGAAAATCACGGCAATAGGCATAAGACCGCTCTCTCAAACCTCAATGAAACTATCCGATTTTACAATAACTCAAAATGAACTTGAAGAATTTCTTATAGATACAAACAACTTATATTTATAA
- a CDS encoding glycosyltransferase family 9 protein, with protein sequence MKTFKNILLINFGGIGDEILFLPTIKSLKKTYPNSTITLVLEPRSGSIKNLSPIIDNTIGVDIKGKHKYFELLKFYFKALFGRYDLVVSSGGNKLIPFLLYFTGIKTRIGYDTGLISQKLLTQTPKLNQNQYAGKMYHDLIQDLTKQEYQNPEIVLEDEPTIQNSVIVHPGVSKMSIKKNIIKSWSNLTWAKLIEQLLKKGKNVMLAGGPDDKECIEEIREYLKDKNTANFSDMYGKTKNIIDLAKLIKKNEILICSDSAPMHIGVATDTRTIAIFGPTDESKLLPKSEKYTAIKNNIHCRPCLWDKRQTSCETKECLDLKIEQITELL encoded by the coding sequence ATGAAAACATTCAAAAATATACTTTTAATAAACTTTGGCGGAATAGGTGATGAGATATTATTCTTGCCGACGATAAAAAGCTTAAAAAAAACATATCCGAATTCTACCATCACATTGGTTCTTGAGCCAAGAAGCGGGAGTATTAAAAACCTTTCGCCGATTATTGATAATACTATCGGCGTCGACATAAAAGGTAAGCATAAGTATTTTGAACTTTTGAAATTTTATTTCAAAGCTTTGTTTGGCAGATACGACCTTGTTGTCTCATCTGGAGGAAATAAGCTCATACCGTTTCTTTTATATTTTACAGGAATAAAAACAAGAATCGGCTATGACACAGGGTTAATTTCTCAAAAATTATTGACTCAAACACCCAAATTAAACCAAAATCAATATGCTGGCAAAATGTACCATGATTTAATTCAGGATTTAACAAAACAAGAATATCAAAACCCTGAGATTGTATTAGAAGATGAACCAACCATCCAGAACTCGGTTATCGTGCACCCTGGCGTCAGCAAAATGAGCATCAAAAAAAACATCATAAAAAGTTGGTCAAATCTTACTTGGGCAAAACTCATTGAACAACTGCTGAAAAAAGGCAAAAATGTTATGCTCGCAGGTGGTCCTGATGACAAAGAATGTATCGAAGAAATAAGAGAATATTTGAAAGATAAAAACACTGCAAATTTCTCAGATATGTATGGCAAAACAAAAAATATAATCGACCTTGCGAAACTAATTAAAAAAAATGAAATTTTAATATGCTCAGATTCTGCCCCAATGCACATCGGAGTCGCCACAGATACAAGGACAATAGCCATTTTTGGCCCCACCGATGAAAGTAAACTACTACCAAAAAGTGAAAAATATACCGCAATAAAAAACAATATCCACTGTAGACCTTGCCTTTGGGATAAACGTCAAACAAGTTGCGAAACAAAAGAATGCTTAGACTTAAAAATAGAGCAAATAACAGAGCTCTTATAG